One region of Paenibacillus polymyxa M1 genomic DNA includes:
- a CDS encoding HlyD family secretion protein — protein MNKKIIVYVLLVVALGTGGTLMAMSGKDAVSMAAQQKNTLLTADTVNVAFQGVGGKVNTIEVKEEQQVKKGDVLMTLDPVDLDLQIEKLKTDIAQADVKIKQAKDGLQNQSEKISTSEKQGQLDIQAAQAGESLLNQGTRAEDILRQKLAIEAAQQSLDAALTGVETAKRNAEIAQKTVSSRQHALDLANVNYNRIKALYDAGAGTKAELDNAKNQLDNAQIALDTAKDQVEIAKNQIIAASKQSDIAKNGIAQQQTALDKMEAGATAEERQQARIKTEKAKEALTQTSQTRKDVKNSEYNVDLLAQQKQALSVQLKTLELQRGRMVLKASTDGKVSRIVPKMGEIVSTGATGAVIETNQLYYDIYVGEDSISQFKAGGNVTSHVVALDKDVQGKVRYITSAPQYTNMRMSRDKGLSDISSFQVRVDVQRTSELLPGMTVEVVTK, from the coding sequence ATGAATAAAAAGATCATTGTGTACGTGCTACTTGTTGTTGCATTAGGTACTGGAGGTACGCTGATGGCAATGAGCGGCAAGGATGCTGTAAGTATGGCAGCCCAACAAAAAAACACACTGCTTACGGCAGATACCGTAAATGTTGCTTTTCAGGGCGTAGGGGGAAAAGTAAACACGATTGAGGTGAAGGAAGAACAACAGGTGAAAAAAGGGGATGTGCTCATGACCCTCGATCCTGTAGACCTTGATTTGCAAATTGAGAAATTAAAAACGGATATCGCACAGGCTGATGTGAAAATAAAACAGGCTAAAGACGGGCTGCAAAATCAGTCGGAGAAAATTTCAACTTCAGAAAAACAGGGACAATTGGACATTCAAGCCGCGCAAGCAGGAGAGTCCTTATTAAATCAAGGAACACGTGCGGAGGATATCCTAAGACAAAAGCTGGCTATTGAAGCAGCACAGCAATCGTTGGACGCAGCTCTGACAGGAGTAGAGACAGCCAAAAGGAATGCGGAAATCGCGCAAAAAACAGTATCATCCAGACAACATGCTCTGGACTTGGCTAATGTGAATTACAACCGTATCAAAGCGTTATATGATGCTGGAGCTGGAACCAAAGCAGAACTGGATAACGCCAAAAACCAACTGGATAATGCCCAAATCGCGTTAGATACAGCTAAAGATCAGGTTGAAATTGCCAAAAACCAGATTATAGCGGCTAGCAAACAATCAGACATTGCTAAAAATGGGATCGCTCAGCAGCAAACCGCTTTGGATAAAATGGAGGCGGGTGCAACTGCTGAGGAACGCCAGCAGGCTCGTATCAAAACAGAAAAGGCCAAGGAAGCCTTGACTCAAACCTCGCAAACACGAAAAGATGTTAAGAATAGCGAATACAATGTGGATCTTCTGGCTCAACAAAAGCAGGCATTGAGTGTTCAACTCAAAACTTTGGAATTGCAGCGTGGACGTATGGTGCTGAAGGCATCCACAGATGGTAAGGTGTCGCGTATTGTACCTAAAATGGGAGAGATCGTTTCTACGGGGGCAACGGGCGCCGTTATTGAAACCAATCAGCTATACTACGATATTTATGTGGGCGAGGATTCCATATCACAGTTTAAAGCTGGGGGAAATGTGACTTCGCACGTTGTAGCTTTAGATAAAGATGTCCAAGGCAAGGTGAGGTACATTACTTCTGCCCCTCAGTATACCAACATGAGAATGAGTCGGGACAAAGGTCTGTCGGATATAAGCTCCTTCCAAGTGCGGGTGGATGTCCAGCGAACATCTGAATTATTGCCTGGAATGACGGTAGAGGTTGTGACGAAATGA
- a CDS encoding ABC transporter permease has protein sequence MKAFIEEWKLMISGKMVFIMLLVPIVVAVAFGFVFKNNQLNGASVAVVDLDHSSYSRQLINKLDASQYIDVRHVQENEADPNLLLYNEKFFAVIYLPAGLEENRIKGVQSNIGFYVDNTVGQATGNLRSAVTEIMTTENAMLAGSGLKGMGMSDSQVTGLTSNMLLQQRMLYNPTNATLMTSVMGFINTVMISLIGATVLTIVPRLREQGRLKEELQHSYGLILRVLPYALVGCVSFYLSIGLLKQIGGLRFEANVWQISIPFLLYTISLSLFAMALGWNAANPGKASPRLLLIILPSFLLSGAQLPVAMLPTSLQYISNILPLTWHFKFLRGMGFKGGSLKYFIPELGGFLILLSGLLLLIFILIALEKRKLAKSEDAAVGVEPVLQ, from the coding sequence ATGAAGGCGTTTATAGAAGAATGGAAGCTGATGATCAGCGGCAAGATGGTTTTTATCATGCTGCTCGTTCCTATCGTAGTAGCTGTAGCCTTTGGATTTGTTTTTAAAAATAATCAGCTTAACGGTGCCTCTGTAGCTGTAGTCGATTTAGATCATAGCAGTTATAGCCGACAGCTTATTAATAAATTGGATGCATCGCAGTATATTGATGTACGCCATGTGCAAGAGAATGAAGCCGATCCGAATTTACTTTTATATAATGAAAAGTTTTTTGCGGTGATTTACCTTCCAGCTGGGTTGGAGGAAAATAGGATTAAAGGAGTTCAGAGCAACATCGGTTTTTATGTAGATAATACGGTAGGTCAGGCTACTGGAAATCTACGCTCGGCAGTCACAGAGATCATGACAACGGAAAATGCGATGCTGGCTGGTAGTGGATTAAAGGGGATGGGAATGAGTGACAGCCAGGTTACAGGGCTTACTTCCAATATGCTGCTTCAGCAGCGTATGCTGTATAATCCCACCAATGCTACTTTAATGACCTCGGTTATGGGGTTCATTAATACGGTCATGATTTCACTGATTGGTGCTACTGTACTGACAATTGTCCCGCGATTGCGGGAGCAAGGAAGATTAAAAGAGGAGCTTCAGCATTCGTACGGTTTGATTCTAAGGGTGCTACCGTATGCGTTAGTAGGATGTGTGTCCTTTTACTTGTCCATTGGTTTGCTCAAGCAGATTGGCGGACTTCGGTTTGAAGCGAATGTATGGCAGATCAGTATTCCGTTTCTACTGTACACGATTAGTCTGAGCTTGTTTGCGATGGCTTTGGGGTGGAATGCGGCGAACCCAGGAAAAGCCTCTCCGCGTCTCTTGCTGATTATATTGCCTTCGTTCTTGCTGAGCGGTGCTCAATTGCCAGTAGCTATGCTGCCTACATCGCTGCAATATATTAGTAATATTCTTCCATTGACCTGGCATTTCAAGTTTTTGAGAGGTATGGGCTTCAAAGGTGGGAGCTTAAAATATTTTATTCCCGAGTTGGGAGGCTTTTTGATCTTACTAAGTGGTTTGCTGCTTCTGATCTTTATTCTGATTGCTCTGGAGAAAAGAAAGCTAGCAAAAAGCGAGGATGCAGCTGTAGGGGTCGAGCCTGTGCTGCAATAA
- the hemQ gene encoding hydrogen peroxide-dependent heme synthase: MNQHQPQQTPATPNEVTSTLEGWYALHDFRSINWTAWKTADDEERAGALDELQEFMKEWSVTEEAGLGSSAVYTIVGQKADFVMLHLRETLEDLNKLENEFNKTTFAKYTTKTYSYVSVVELSNYLSKEEDPMQNPQIVARLKPVLNKARYICFYPMNKKRDLDDNWYMLSMDERRTLMRSHGLIGRSYAGKVKQIISGSIGFDDWEWGVTLFSDDALQFKKLIYEMRFDEVSARYGEFGSFYVGSVLNEETFEDMLKL; the protein is encoded by the coding sequence GTGAATCAACATCAACCTCAACAAACCCCAGCAACACCCAACGAAGTAACCTCCACACTGGAAGGCTGGTATGCGCTTCACGATTTCCGGTCCATCAACTGGACGGCTTGGAAAACCGCAGACGATGAAGAGCGCGCGGGAGCACTGGACGAGCTTCAAGAGTTTATGAAGGAATGGAGCGTTACCGAGGAAGCAGGCCTGGGCAGCTCGGCTGTCTATACTATAGTCGGACAAAAGGCTGATTTTGTTATGCTGCACCTGCGTGAAACGCTGGAAGACCTCAATAAACTGGAAAATGAGTTCAACAAAACAACCTTCGCCAAATATACGACCAAAACTTATTCTTATGTAAGTGTGGTCGAACTGAGTAATTATTTGAGCAAGGAAGAAGATCCAATGCAAAATCCACAAATTGTCGCACGCCTGAAACCTGTATTAAACAAGGCTCGTTATATTTGTTTCTATCCAATGAACAAGAAACGTGATCTGGATGACAACTGGTACATGCTTTCGATGGACGAACGTCGCACCTTGATGCGCAGCCACGGTTTAATTGGGCGCAGCTATGCTGGCAAAGTAAAGCAAATCATCTCAGGTTCCATCGGCTTCGATGATTGGGAATGGGGCGTAACCCTGTTCTCCGACGACGCACTTCAGTTCAAGAAGCTAATCTACGAAATGCGTTTTGATGAAGTCAGTGCCCGTTACGGTGAATTCGGCTCCTTCTATGTCGGCAGCGTGTTGAATGAAGAGACATTTGAAGACATGTTGAAGCTGTAA
- a CDS encoding DnaD domain protein, with protein sequence MRMKNLLHYTENHRYCVYREFGLSALDELMLGSVYQPMVGAFAVSLYRLLFQHVPVGQIGYSPLEQQRRLFLTLGLEPSEKGRKYLIEQTSKLEAVGLLQTSRLYAPETDDYMYEYEMQPPLAPAEFFRTQHLTLLLRDKIGKFAVLSLRESLWSRESSEWSQSSHNKENISVPFYELFELNTHVIDYELEQALSEVSTSRQTGALASESEEALNYADIILRFPRESANRKHVERLRFEHEQLGMVNYVVRKFDLSVQDISRLLDEDGIFTEAGDLLLDELQLRASQHSRQERKRQEEQQVQAAKVVALRQRETSTPEEPPAEQAVEMEFYVEVPPQFTAKCDIHQYNMMLRNEPYRRLLQTFFPGTVPGNLLDIFEKIDISYKLPGEVINVLIHYLMSLLVSGSDQRINRNFVEAVASNMLLKQVNTYEKAVQYIRDQAKVKGKQSTASSSGGRSRTYAKNNGPAKPSIPIVQDQPSEESVSEEELDELLRLAERLQSGKQKKV encoded by the coding sequence ATGCGGATGAAAAACCTGCTGCACTATACTGAGAACCACCGCTACTGCGTTTATCGGGAATTTGGCTTGAGCGCACTGGATGAATTGATGCTGGGAAGTGTCTATCAGCCGATGGTAGGCGCATTTGCGGTCAGTCTATATCGACTGTTGTTCCAGCATGTGCCAGTCGGACAGATCGGTTATTCGCCGTTGGAACAGCAACGTCGACTTTTTCTGACACTGGGACTGGAGCCAAGTGAGAAGGGACGCAAGTATTTGATTGAACAGACCTCCAAGCTGGAGGCTGTCGGTCTGTTGCAGACGTCCAGGCTGTATGCGCCTGAAACGGACGATTATATGTATGAATATGAGATGCAGCCACCGCTCGCACCTGCTGAATTTTTCAGAACGCAGCACCTCACCCTTTTGTTGAGAGACAAAATCGGTAAGTTTGCAGTGCTTTCTCTGAGAGAATCGTTGTGGAGCAGGGAATCTAGCGAATGGTCGCAATCTTCCCATAATAAAGAGAATATTTCGGTTCCGTTTTATGAGCTGTTTGAGCTGAACACCCATGTTATCGATTATGAGCTGGAACAGGCGCTGTCCGAGGTGTCCACGAGCCGTCAGACTGGAGCATTAGCGTCCGAATCGGAGGAAGCATTGAACTATGCCGATATTATTCTTCGTTTTCCGCGTGAATCCGCCAATCGCAAGCACGTGGAGCGTCTTCGATTTGAACACGAGCAATTAGGTATGGTCAATTACGTGGTACGTAAATTTGATCTCTCTGTACAGGATATTAGCCGCTTGCTGGATGAGGACGGCATTTTTACCGAAGCAGGTGACTTATTGCTCGACGAGCTTCAGCTTCGGGCTAGCCAGCACTCCAGGCAGGAACGGAAGCGTCAGGAGGAACAGCAGGTGCAGGCCGCCAAGGTGGTTGCCTTGCGCCAGAGGGAAACTTCCACACCTGAAGAGCCGCCTGCAGAACAGGCTGTGGAAATGGAGTTTTATGTAGAGGTACCACCACAATTCACAGCCAAGTGTGACATTCACCAATATAATATGATGCTGCGCAACGAGCCTTATCGCCGTTTGCTGCAAACTTTTTTCCCTGGCACGGTTCCCGGTAACCTGCTGGATATATTCGAGAAGATAGATATCAGCTATAAGCTGCCTGGTGAAGTCATCAATGTGCTGATCCATTATTTAATGTCACTGCTCGTATCGGGGAGCGATCAACGGATTAACCGCAACTTTGTCGAGGCCGTTGCCTCCAACATGCTGCTAAAGCAGGTAAACACTTACGAAAAAGCCGTTCAATATATAAGGGATCAAGCCAAGGTAAAAGGAAAACAGTCTACTGCTTCTTCTTCCGGAGGCAGATCCCGCACGTATGCCAAAAACAATGGGCCTGCCAAGCCGTCTATTCCGATCGTACAAGATCAACCTTCCGAGGAATCCGTATCCGAGGAAGAACTGGATGAACTGCTTCGCCTGGCCGAACGATTGCAATCCGGTAAACAGAAAAAGGTGTAG
- a CDS encoding CPBP family intramembrane glutamic endopeptidase — MNPIGKPVVLTANFKKLGLLGGVGLICFFIFQLLIPSISNPSPESLMNAKVISKQEAVIHALDFARSELGYTESQPEKPVVTYQAETDLYGYLSREKLVQEYDRTWKKNYPYETFRVDLPDSSAKGKLQIHVDLSTGKVVSFKRITSSTNYTQADVSTDEQARSRLVRVAEGDMTLEAKEQAAAIWIKRFGFKPSELKLATTEGEGGLKYTVDEKKIGASVLTLAFTFEDGDVRSFTQSFSAPSSYTDYVKKQTYWANWMTYAGYALFSFVLGVLAIVYASLTRRHTSFVRGIILSIVYFIASIAGTMNMLPLLQAEAGSKGMLLFLMVFQVGVTFFMAVAIYFSLVGGDGLMRQVGLNAWPRAKEPGYGLYVLRSMYVGYLWAFILLGVQSILFFVLERTFNTFSTTDATQSPYNMAYPWLLPIMAWMAGIGEETVYRLFGIPMVKKIVKNTFVACLITTLIWALGHTLYPIYPVISRPIELTFLGLLFSFVFLRYGFIAAMFSHVIFDSILMGLSVISLGDTVNVSAGLFWILLPAIVGYIIYWFSPKKPNRIMFEPMKKEEPYSTTPPPEGQL, encoded by the coding sequence ATGAATCCTATCGGGAAACCGGTCGTGCTCACGGCCAACTTCAAAAAATTAGGCTTGCTGGGCGGGGTTGGCCTGATTTGCTTTTTTATCTTTCAATTGCTTATTCCCTCAATTAGCAATCCAAGTCCGGAATCATTGATGAATGCAAAGGTCATCAGCAAACAAGAAGCGGTCATACACGCCCTGGACTTTGCCCGTTCCGAGCTGGGCTATACGGAATCACAGCCAGAGAAGCCCGTCGTAACCTATCAGGCTGAAACAGATTTGTACGGTTATTTATCCAGAGAAAAATTGGTTCAAGAGTACGATCGTACATGGAAAAAAAATTATCCTTATGAAACCTTTCGGGTTGATTTGCCTGACTCCTCAGCGAAGGGCAAGCTGCAAATCCATGTGGATTTATCCACTGGGAAGGTCGTTAGCTTTAAACGGATCACCTCCAGCACCAATTACACACAGGCTGATGTTTCTACAGATGAACAAGCACGAAGCAGACTTGTACGTGTAGCTGAGGGTGACATGACGCTCGAAGCCAAGGAACAGGCTGCAGCAATATGGATCAAACGCTTTGGCTTTAAGCCATCTGAATTGAAGCTCGCGACCACTGAGGGGGAAGGTGGATTAAAATATACCGTGGACGAAAAGAAAATCGGCGCCTCGGTACTTACGCTGGCTTTTACTTTTGAAGACGGGGATGTTCGCTCGTTTACCCAAAGCTTTTCGGCCCCTTCGTCCTATACCGACTATGTTAAAAAGCAAACATACTGGGCGAATTGGATGACTTATGCGGGTTATGCCCTATTTAGCTTTGTCCTGGGCGTACTTGCCATTGTGTATGCGTCACTCACTCGACGACATACTTCATTTGTTCGTGGTATTATTCTGTCCATTGTATACTTTATTGCTAGTATAGCTGGGACAATGAACATGCTACCTTTATTGCAAGCTGAAGCAGGCAGTAAGGGCATGCTTTTATTTCTTATGGTATTCCAGGTTGGTGTTACCTTCTTCATGGCTGTAGCTATCTATTTCTCCTTGGTAGGCGGTGACGGGCTTATGCGTCAGGTTGGACTAAATGCATGGCCACGTGCTAAAGAGCCAGGCTACGGACTGTATGTGCTTCGCAGTATGTATGTCGGTTACTTGTGGGCCTTCATTTTACTGGGCGTACAATCCATTTTGTTCTTTGTATTGGAGCGCACATTTAATACGTTCTCCACTACAGACGCCACGCAGTCCCCTTACAATATGGCTTATCCATGGCTATTGCCGATTATGGCTTGGATGGCAGGTATTGGAGAAGAAACTGTTTACCGTCTATTTGGTATTCCGATGGTAAAAAAAATAGTCAAGAATACGTTTGTTGCTTGTCTGATCACTACGCTTATTTGGGCACTGGGACATACGCTTTATCCGATCTATCCGGTGATTTCCAGACCTATTGAGCTGACTTTTCTTGGTTTGCTGTTTAGTTTCGTGTTCTTGCGTTACGGCTTTATCGCTGCTATGTTCAGCCACGTTATTTTTGACAGCATATTAATGGGACTTAGTGTGATAAGTCTGGGAGACACCGTGAATGTGAGCGCCGGCCTATTCTGGATCTTACTTCCGGCTATTGTAGGCTACATCATTTACTGGTTTAGTCCCAAAAAGCCTAATCGAATCATGTTTGAACCCATGAAAAAAGAGGAGCCGTATTCTACGACTCCTCCTCCCGAAGGGCAGCTATAA
- the trxA gene encoding thioredoxin, whose amino-acid sequence MAIVNVSDQSFNAEVEGTGTVLVDFWAPWCGPCKMIAPILEDLSTEVGDSVKIAKVNVDENPESASRFGVMSIPTLIVFKDGQPVDKVVGLNSKEALKSMLTKHQ is encoded by the coding sequence ATGGCAATTGTTAACGTGTCCGATCAATCCTTCAACGCAGAAGTCGAAGGCACAGGAACCGTTTTGGTTGATTTTTGGGCGCCATGGTGCGGTCCTTGCAAAATGATCGCTCCAATTCTGGAGGATCTGTCCACAGAAGTTGGCGATAGTGTCAAAATCGCGAAGGTGAACGTGGATGAAAATCCAGAGTCTGCTTCCCGTTTCGGCGTGATGAGTATTCCTACCCTGATCGTCTTCAAAGACGGACAGCCTGTTGATAAAGTGGTAGGCTTGAACTCTAAAGAAGCATTGAAAAGCATGCTTACTAAACACCAATAA
- a CDS encoding MarR family winged helix-turn-helix transcriptional regulator, whose amino-acid sequence MNSDFKINADPSRIHLLTEKFPNVDSQSLNTWVLFVQAAHEVYNGVSSRLSEYGLSVGNLKILMPLFLHERALTPSELAEYSGVTRSTVTSVIDKLERDGIIRRSTLTDRRMTAISLTDEGKQLMTEKIPMFIQLFSDLMNEFTKEDHILFATLLNKFSSGLERIKRE is encoded by the coding sequence TTGAATTCTGATTTTAAAATCAATGCCGATCCCAGTAGAATACATTTATTGACTGAAAAGTTTCCAAATGTGGACTCCCAATCGTTGAATACGTGGGTACTTTTCGTGCAGGCAGCACATGAAGTGTACAATGGAGTGTCTTCCAGACTCTCGGAATATGGGCTATCTGTAGGCAACCTGAAAATTTTAATGCCATTGTTTTTACATGAACGTGCATTGACTCCATCAGAGCTGGCTGAATATTCAGGGGTTACTCGTTCAACAGTAACCAGCGTAATTGATAAGCTGGAACGGGACGGCATCATCCGAAGAAGTACGCTGACGGATCGACGTATGACCGCGATCTCCTTGACTGATGAAGGAAAACAGTTAATGACGGAAAAAATTCCGATGTTCATCCAGCTTTTTTCGGATTTAATGAATGAATTTACAAAGGAAGATCATATTCTATTTGCTACGTTATTAAATAAGTTTTCTTCAGGACTTGAACGGATAAAACGGGAATAA
- the dnaI gene encoding primosomal protein DnaI: MESLGDLLQQMQNPSFRQRTRSVADQVLNDPLVKEFCAAHPDVDETQLRLNMSMLFQYTRDRRNCDNCPGLERCPNDFQGHFCKLGVEYPNGTAEMVDIRTPCAKLVASQHEQRVRERIKSFYVDERALLEGYNAVEIARKDLQRVPAVNQVFRYIEETKSQGLLKKGLYLEGTFGTGKTFLMGYLLHELALSGFNGVIVYMPDFVEDLKSMIQDGQKLKETTEMLKNCDLLVFDDIGAENLSPWVRDHVMGSILNYRMNRKPTFYTSNYSLQGLEKHLSFTSKDGEEMYKGQRLMDRIRPFVDVITVKGKNQRG; the protein is encoded by the coding sequence TTGGAATCACTCGGTGATTTGCTACAGCAGATGCAGAACCCTTCGTTTCGCCAACGCACTCGCAGCGTAGCCGATCAGGTTCTAAATGATCCGCTGGTGAAGGAATTTTGTGCTGCCCATCCTGATGTGGACGAAACGCAATTGCGGCTTAATATGAGTATGCTCTTTCAGTATACCCGGGATCGTCGAAATTGCGACAACTGTCCGGGACTGGAACGGTGTCCTAACGATTTTCAGGGTCACTTTTGCAAGCTGGGCGTGGAGTACCCAAATGGAACAGCGGAAATGGTGGACATTCGGACCCCGTGCGCCAAGCTGGTTGCTTCTCAGCATGAACAACGGGTGCGCGAGCGAATTAAAAGCTTTTATGTAGATGAGCGCGCGCTGTTGGAAGGCTATAATGCCGTTGAAATTGCGCGCAAGGATTTGCAACGCGTGCCTGCAGTAAATCAGGTATTCCGCTATATTGAGGAAACCAAAAGTCAGGGTTTATTAAAAAAAGGGCTGTACCTGGAAGGTACGTTTGGTACGGGAAAAACCTTTTTGATGGGCTATCTGTTGCACGAATTGGCTCTGTCGGGTTTCAACGGTGTGATTGTGTACATGCCTGATTTTGTTGAGGACTTAAAATCCATGATTCAGGATGGACAGAAGCTCAAGGAAACGACTGAAATGCTTAAAAATTGTGATCTACTTGTATTTGACGATATTGGTGCTGAAAATTTGAGTCCATGGGTACGGGACCATGTAATGGGCTCTATTTTGAATTACCGAATGAACCGCAAACCGACCTTTTATACTTCCAATTACTCGCTGCAAGGGCTAGAGAAGCATCTTAGCTTTACAAGCAAAGACGGAGAGGAAATGTACAAGGGACAACGCTTGATGGACCGGATTCGTCCTTTTGTAGATGTCATTACCGTCAAGGGGAAAAATCAGCGAGGATAA
- the uvrC gene encoding excinuclease ABC subunit UvrC gives MKSYAEDLQNQEKALENIRHKLALLPDASGCYLMKNSEGTIIYVGKAKVLKNRVRSYFTGSHNGKTQRLVADIRDFEYIVTGSNMEALILECNLIKKHQPRYNVLLKDDKTFPYLKITNEAHPKLEVTRRVLKDKAKYFGPYPNSYAAHQTKKLLDRMYPLRKCGVMPKEVCLYYHMHQCLGPCVKEVEKETYDQISQEIGSFLSGGHEEIKKDLQRKMQEAAEELYFERAKELRDQIISIDAMMEKQKITTSDAKDRDVFGFSVDKGWMCVQILYVRKGKMIERHMSTFPFYGEAYSDFMSYVTQYYSDNPAVPQEILLPDSPKLMKAKSADVDQPIATETELYSATTAETTGITDEEAVQTESDRSADPLRVAEARAAYAEGTNQAQVGDQETGETETETETQLSGGLEDPSTAALALAEWLDVKVLVPQRGLKKQMTGMATENARVALDEKFKLIERDEERTSKAASNLGRAIGLDSLHRVEAFDNSNIQGSDPVSAMIVFIDGKPAKKEYRKYKIRSVQGPDDYETMREVIRRRYERVLKENLERPDLIIVDGGRGQIKAATDVLENELGLFIPVCGLVKDAKHRTSQLLMGETFEAVTLARNSEEFYLLQRIQDEVHRFAITFHREQRGKSMVTSQLDSIPGIGEKRRKLLLKHFGSLKKIREASVEDFRPLSIGDKLARQIIAALREEES, from the coding sequence ATGAAATCCTATGCGGAGGACTTGCAGAACCAGGAGAAGGCGCTGGAGAATATACGGCACAAATTAGCATTACTGCCGGATGCATCAGGCTGTTATCTGATGAAGAACAGTGAAGGCACCATCATTTATGTCGGCAAGGCCAAAGTGTTGAAAAACCGGGTCCGTTCCTATTTTACAGGTAGCCATAACGGCAAGACGCAACGACTGGTTGCCGATATTCGTGATTTTGAATATATCGTTACAGGCAGTAATATGGAGGCGCTCATTCTGGAGTGCAACCTTATTAAAAAGCACCAGCCGCGTTATAACGTGCTGTTGAAGGATGATAAAACCTTTCCGTACTTGAAAATTACGAACGAGGCACACCCCAAGCTGGAGGTAACCCGTCGCGTTCTGAAAGATAAAGCGAAATATTTTGGACCGTACCCTAATTCCTACGCGGCACATCAGACGAAAAAGCTGCTGGATCGTATGTATCCGCTGCGCAAGTGCGGTGTGATGCCAAAAGAAGTGTGTCTGTATTATCACATGCATCAGTGCTTGGGACCTTGTGTGAAAGAGGTTGAGAAGGAAACATATGACCAGATCAGTCAGGAGATTGGTTCCTTTTTGAGTGGAGGACATGAGGAAATTAAAAAGGATCTCCAACGTAAAATGCAGGAGGCCGCAGAGGAATTGTACTTTGAGCGTGCCAAGGAGCTGCGGGATCAGATTATTAGCATCGACGCGATGATGGAAAAGCAGAAAATCACCACATCTGATGCGAAGGACCGGGATGTATTCGGATTTTCGGTAGATAAGGGCTGGATGTGTGTACAGATTCTATATGTCCGTAAGGGTAAAATGATCGAGCGCCATATGTCGACTTTCCCTTTCTACGGTGAAGCTTACAGTGATTTTATGTCCTATGTGACGCAATATTACAGTGACAACCCGGCAGTACCGCAGGAGATATTGTTGCCGGATTCTCCTAAGCTGATGAAAGCAAAATCGGCTGATGTTGATCAACCGATTGCAACAGAAACTGAGCTTTACAGTGCAACTACAGCTGAGACTACCGGGATTACAGATGAGGAAGCAGTACAAACGGAGTCAGACCGTTCTGCTGACCCACTGCGGGTAGCTGAAGCACGAGCAGCTTATGCAGAAGGAACGAATCAAGCTCAAGTTGGTGACCAAGAAACCGGGGAAACAGAAACAGAAACAGAAACTCAACTATCCGGTGGACTGGAGGACCCATCTACGGCAGCTCTCGCTCTGGCTGAATGGTTGGATGTAAAAGTACTTGTGCCACAGCGTGGGCTGAAAAAGCAAATGACGGGTATGGCGACGGAAAATGCACGTGTTGCTCTGGATGAGAAGTTTAAGCTGATCGAGCGGGATGAGGAACGGACATCCAAAGCTGCAAGCAATCTGGGACGTGCCATTGGGCTGGATAGTCTGCATCGGGTAGAGGCGTTCGATAATTCCAACATTCAGGGTTCTGATCCAGTCTCGGCTATGATCGTCTTTATTGATGGCAAGCCTGCCAAGAAGGAGTATCGAAAATACAAGATCCGTTCTGTGCAGGGACCAGATGATTATGAGACGATGCGTGAGGTTATTCGGCGTCGATATGAACGTGTGCTGAAGGAAAATCTTGAACGTCCCGACTTGATCATTGTCGATGGTGGGCGTGGACAAATTAAAGCGGCAACCGATGTATTGGAAAATGAGTTGGGTTTGTTTATACCTGTGTGTGGTTTGGTGAAGGATGCCAAACACAGAACTTCCCAACTACTGATGGGAGAAACATTTGAGGCCGTGACACTTGCACGCAATAGCGAGGAATTTTATCTGCTGCAACGGATCCAGGACGAGGTTCACCGTTTTGCCATTACGTTCCACCGCGAGCAGCGCGGCAAATCTATGGTAACTTCCCAGTTGGACTCCATTCCAGGCATCGGCGAGAAACGGCGTAAGTTGCTGCTCAAGCATTTTGGATCGCTCAAAAAAATAAGAGAGGCCAGCGTCGAAGACTTCCGGCCTCTCTCTATTGGGGATAAGCTTGCTCGTCAAATTATAGCTGCCCTTCGGGAGGAGGAGTCGTAG